One stretch of Zingiber officinale cultivar Zhangliang chromosome 6B, Zo_v1.1, whole genome shotgun sequence DNA includes these proteins:
- the LOC121988912 gene encoding uncharacterized protein LOC121988912 isoform X2, whose product MGANCCAAAKNTSLQGTNLNQSPPWSFRWDNRTHVEDLATNDSQHSHTRKGNSDSKLAAAAETDGLSDKELTSSDRRETRSFGNDKKTSISSRMRQSIPASPDRQECKICNDLVTKKSSWNFQREAPAKGPCVVAVLFCGHVYHAECLEKLTPETDAYDPPCPVCIHGKHFNSRPVGNAKSGASGKISRIVVVDNNGVDGDMISEYQRSAGKVRRIGMNSSKKKMAFSKHFMGHLSLKRKFQNVNPPGKETSD is encoded by the exons ATGGGGGCAAATTGTTGCGCTGCTGCCAAGAACACTTCCTTGCAAGGCACGAACCTAAATCAATCGCCACCTTGGAGCTTTCGGTGGGATAATAGAACACACGTAGAAGATCTCGCAACAAACGATTCTCAGCATTCCCATACAAGGAAAGGAAACAGTGACAGTAAACTTGCAGCAGCTGCTGAAACTGATGGGCTTTCTGATaaag AACTCACTTCATCTGATCGGAGAGAGACACGGTCATTTGGCAATGATAAGAAAACCTCAATCAGCAGCAGAATGAGACAGTCAATCCCTGCCTCCCCTGACCGTCAAGAATGCAAAATTTGCAATGATCTCGTAACGAAGAAATCGTCATGGAATTTCCAGAGAGAAGCTCCGGCCAAAGGCCCCTGTGTGGTTGCGGTTCTGTTCTGTGGGCATGTGTACCATGCTGAATGTTTGGAGAAACTCACGCCCGAAACAGATGCGTACGACCCACCCTGCCCTGTCTGCATTCATGGGAAACATTTCAACTCCAGACCAGTTGGAAATGCTAAATCAGGAGCAAGCGGCAAGATCTCCAGGATAGTTGTGGTTGACAACAATGGCGTGGATGGAGATATGATATCGGAGTATCAGCGGAGTGCTGGTAAAGTGAGAAGAATAGGCATGAactcaagcaagaagaagatggCCTTCAGCAAGCACTT
- the LOC121988912 gene encoding uncharacterized protein LOC121988912 isoform X1, which yields MGANCCAAAKNTSLQGTNLNQSPPWSFRWDNRTHVEDLATNDSQHSHTRKGNSDSKLAAAAETDGLSDKGSSSSSPCPSTASQTQQLHRSPINIRVSWKYRDGVGELTSSDRRETRSFGNDKKTSISSRMRQSIPASPDRQECKICNDLVTKKSSWNFQREAPAKGPCVVAVLFCGHVYHAECLEKLTPETDAYDPPCPVCIHGKHFNSRPVGNAKSGASGKISRIVVVDNNGVDGDMISEYQRSAGKVRRIGMNSSKKKMAFSKHFMGHLSLKRKFQNVNPPGKETSD from the exons ATGGGGGCAAATTGTTGCGCTGCTGCCAAGAACACTTCCTTGCAAGGCACGAACCTAAATCAATCGCCACCTTGGAGCTTTCGGTGGGATAATAGAACACACGTAGAAGATCTCGCAACAAACGATTCTCAGCATTCCCATACAAGGAAAGGAAACAGTGACAGTAAACTTGCAGCAGCTGCTGAAACTGATGGGCTTTCTGATaaaggtagtagtagtagtagtccATGTCCATCAACAGCATCTCAGACACAACAATTGCACAGGTCGCCGATAAATATTAGAGTTTCTTGGAAATATAGAGACGGTGTTGGCG AACTCACTTCATCTGATCGGAGAGAGACACGGTCATTTGGCAATGATAAGAAAACCTCAATCAGCAGCAGAATGAGACAGTCAATCCCTGCCTCCCCTGACCGTCAAGAATGCAAAATTTGCAATGATCTCGTAACGAAGAAATCGTCATGGAATTTCCAGAGAGAAGCTCCGGCCAAAGGCCCCTGTGTGGTTGCGGTTCTGTTCTGTGGGCATGTGTACCATGCTGAATGTTTGGAGAAACTCACGCCCGAAACAGATGCGTACGACCCACCCTGCCCTGTCTGCATTCATGGGAAACATTTCAACTCCAGACCAGTTGGAAATGCTAAATCAGGAGCAAGCGGCAAGATCTCCAGGATAGTTGTGGTTGACAACAATGGCGTGGATGGAGATATGATATCGGAGTATCAGCGGAGTGCTGGTAAAGTGAGAAGAATAGGCATGAactcaagcaagaagaagatggCCTTCAGCAAGCACTT